In Juglans microcarpa x Juglans regia isolate MS1-56 chromosome 8D, Jm3101_v1.0, whole genome shotgun sequence, the following are encoded in one genomic region:
- the LOC121241818 gene encoding polyadenylate-binding protein 2-like, with product MAAQIQVQHQTPVSGPNGVLSGAGTNQFVPTSLYVGDLDVNVTDSQLYDLFGQVGQVVSVRVCRDMSTRRSLGYGYVNYSNPQDAARAINVLNFTPLNNKPIRIMYSHRDPSIRKSGTANIFIKNLDKAIDHKALQDTFSAFGNILSSKIATDANGQSKGYGFVQFENEESAQDAIDKLNGMLLNDKQVFVTHFLRKQERESSLSNTKFNNVYVKNLSEATTDEDFKKIFGEYGKITSAVVMRDADGRSKGFGFVNYENVDDAAKAVEALNGKVVDDKEWYVGKAQKKSERELELKGRFEQSMKEAVDKFQGMNLYVKNLDDSISDEKLKELFSEFGTITSCKVMRDPSGVSRGSGFVAFSTSEEASRALDAMNGKMVVSKPLYVAIAQRKEERRARLQAQFSQMRPVAMAPSVGPRMPIFPPGAPGLGQQFLYGQAPPAIIPPQAGFGYQQQLVPGMRPGVAPMPNFYVPLVQQGQQGLRPGGRRGAGPVQHTQQPVPMMQQQMLPRGRVYRYPPGRNMPDVPMSGVAGGMLSVPYDIGGGPMRDATLGQPMPIQALATALANATPEQQRMMLGEALYPLVDQLEHESAAKVTGMLLEMDQTEVLHLLESPEALKAKVAEAMDVLRNVVNAAQQQVNSPADQLAGLSLNDNLVS from the exons ATGGCGGCGCAGATTCAGGTTCAGCATCAGACTCCGGTTTCGGGTCCGAACGGTGTCCTTTCTGGCGCCGGTACAAATCAGTTTGTGCCGACGTCGCTGTACGTTGGAGATCTTGACGTGAACGTCACGGACTCGCAGCTCTACGATCTTTTCGGCCAGGTCGGTCAAGTCGTGTCGGTCAGGGTCTGCAGGGACATGAGCACCCGGCGATCTCTCGGTTACGGTTACGTCAACTATAGCAATCCTCAGGATG CGGCAAGGGCAATCAATGTACTGAACTTCACTCCATTGAACAATAAGCCCATCAGAATCATGTATTCTCATCGAGACCCTAGCATTCGTAAGAGTGGAACTGCGAATATATTCATCAAG AATCTGGACAAGGCAATTGACCACAAAGCATTGCAGGATACATTTTCTGCTTTTGGGAATATTCTATCAAGCAAGATAGCTACTGATGCCAATGGCCAGTCTAAAGGCTATGGTTTTGttcaatttgaaaatgaagagtcTGCACAGGATGCAATAGACAAGTTAAATGGAATGCTTCTAAATGACAAACAAGTGTTTGTAACACACTTTCTTCGTAAGCAGGAAAGAGAGAGTTCTTTAAGcaacacaaaatttaataatgtGTATGTGAAAAATCTATCAGAAGCAACAACTGATGAAgactttaagaaaatatttggtgaatATGGAAAAATTACCAGTGCTGTGGTGATGAGGGATGCTGATGGAAGATCAAAGGGTTTTGGTTTTGTCAATTATGAGAATGTAGATGATGCTGCCAAAGCTGTTGAGGCACTGAATGGAAAGGTGGTGGATGACAAGGAATGGTATGTTGGAAAGGCCCAGAAAAAATCTGAAAGAGAACTTGAGCTGAAAGGAAGATTTGAGCAGAGTATGAAGGAAGCAGTTGACAAATTTCAAGGGATGAATTtgtatgttaagaatttagatGATAGTATTAGTGATGAAAAACTGAAGGAATTGTTCTCTGAGTTTGGTACAATCACATCATGCAAG GTTATGCGTGATCCCAGTGGGGTTAGTAGAGGTTCTGGATTTGTTGCTTTCTCAACTTCTGAAGAAGCTTCTCGAGCT CTTGATGCAATGAATGGTAAAATGGTTGTCAGCAAACCTCTCTATGTTGCAATTGCACAgcggaaagaagagagaagggcAAGGTTACAG GCACAATTTTCACAGATGAGGCCTGTTGCAATGGCACCATCTGTTGGTCCACGTATGCCAATTTTCCCTCCTGGCGCTCCAGGTCTTGGTCAACAGTTTTTGTACGGGCAAGCACCCCCGGCTATAATTCCTCCACAA GCTGGATTTGGTTACCAGCAGCAACTAGTTCCTGGAATGAGGCCTGGAGTGGCTCCAATGCCAAATTTCTATGTTCCACTAGTCCAACAGGGTCAGCAGGGCCTGCGTCCAGGAGGCCGGCGTGGAGCTGGTCCTGTGCAGCATACGCAACAACCTGTGCCAATGATGCAGCAGCAG ATGCTTCCTAGGGGACGTGTCTATCGTTATCCACCTGGTCGCAACATGCCAGATGTTCCAATGTCTGGTGTGGCTGGAGGCATGCTCTCAGTTCCTTATGACATTGGTGGTGGGCCAATGCGAGACGCTACGCTTGGACAGCCTATGCCTATTCAGGCTTTAGCTACGGCTCTTGCAAATGCTACGCCTGAACAACAGAGGATG ATGCTCGGTGAAGCGTTATACCCTCTAGTGGATCAGCTGGAGCATGAGTCAGCAGCCAAGGTTACCGGTATGCTCCTGGAAATGGACCAGACTGAGGTCCTGCATCTGCTCGAGTCGCCAGAGGCTTTGAAGGCAAAAGTAGCGGAGGCCATGGACGTCCTGAGGAATGTTGTAAATGCTGCACAGCAGCAGGTCAACAGTCCTGCTGATCAGCTAGCTGGATTGTCTCTGAATGACAATCTTGTCTCTTGA